The Salmo salar chromosome ssa06, Ssal_v3.1, whole genome shotgun sequence sequence tgagtgagcgttcatgtacaAAGGATTAGCaattcaattaatataattatcaactgtgtgtagtgatcccttttgtctttcccgctctcGCTCAGTCCACACccccttccctttgtccaccaagccgtcatatcggcttagccaaCTAGGGAATCTTCCCTATCCTTGTTAGTAACatattgactgttcgtttgtttttttctgtgattatttagtgaCTTagtaaataatcacagaaataaacaaacagttgatgattaagccaattggtgtatggatgatttatagtaaaggcttggttcgtgcagataaccaacaatttacgacatttggaatgagactgacgtgaggtaaagaataattcattaatagaagactaattgatcagatactAAAATACCCGAAGAGATATGTTCGGAAAAttttaactttgtaatctgaagaatttccgtggtgccccaacttcctagttaattacatttacatgattagtttaatcacgtaataataatcacagagaattgatttgataaaataacagtcttcacttttaATGATACCAAGGACACgacaactgtatatatattttttttaattgttgaAGAGGAAAGGATGAGCTTTATTAATCACATTCATGAAAATAAGTTGTTTGAATGATTTGTATGCCATAGATGTAGGACATTGCGACATGAGTCAGTTTCCTTTTAAAAGGCAATATGGAGGATGCACTTCATTTTGTAAAAACATCCTGCCAATGTCAGGGCAAAAGAGTAAATCCTTCATTTACAATGAGTCCACAGAAAAGTGGATGGGGGAAGGGGTTTCAGAATGGCCTGCACAATGACATTGTAATGGGTTACAGTACGTGTACTGCCCTGAAAGCAAACAGAactaaaaccaggtgtgtatctGCCATATTTGACCAAAATAAGACAGTATTGTACTTTCAACCAGGTGAATGTGGAGAGTTGACGTAGCCAACAGATGAGTTCATTATTACATATTGCTTATACAGGCAATAAGCATGTAATAATGTGGTAGAGTGAGCTAGCGTACTATGTAAGGTTTTCACTCCACTTTTTATACATTCTGTAAACTCTGTATGTGACAATTACAATTTAATCTCCCAATGTattcaaattatattttatagCATAGAGTTGAGAATGGCATTCAAGCGATTAATACAGCAATTGAAGAAGTCTAAGCATCCATATCTTGTCTTTTCTAGCACTAACTACTATAGTATATGTCCTCATTCATCCTCTCTAAAACACAAGTGCACCCCCTGCTGGCCTGTTGACATCACTTCAAGCAGATCAGAAAATGTCTTTGTTTATGGGGTTGTCTCAATCAGATTACACACTTACTGAAATATGACAGGCAGAGTTCTTAGAAAATAGCGAGTATTGTAGCAGTTTtagacagttttatttttgtggaCTATAGCCAATAAAAGATCCATTTGGTATGAATCGTATTTATATTAAGGTTTAGTTAGTTTATTGTCATGGTGTAGAACATTGGCAGCTAAGCGCTGAATTGCATTGTACAGTTCATTGAAAGAAATAAACGAATAATTACATAAACAAATcaatcatgtgaaatcatgtgatatattcataaaaatatataaaagtaATGTTCAAAACCATATGAGAACATGGCTACAAAAGACAATTCACAACAACTGAGCGAACCATCTCAAAACGTGACGTGTAACGTTCTACGATAGATGACGAAATGCAATGGTATGTAAAAACTGTGGTTTTCGAAAGCGAAAGCGATTTGTGGTTTGTATTCACCGATGGCATCACCCCCCGCGACAGAGGCTGTCCCACGTTCATGGCTAGAAGGGTTCCTAATTGTCAAAGAAATTATTCATTTATTTGCATTTTTGCTAAGCCTAAACCCTTTCCCTaaacttaacctaattctcccAACATGCTTCGTTAATCATTACATTTTATCTAGCTGTAAATAAGAAATTAGGTCCAAAAGAAATCGTTTTAATTACAACTATTATCATCATGTTTTTCTGTAACAGAGTAGCTAGACGATTAGTTACACTTTCCATCCCTTGGGAGAGAGGATATAAAAAGTATGCCTTTAAATGCTTATACTGTAGGCTATCATGCCTACTTAATAAAGATAAAATGTAACAACAAAACATACATAGGCTactgtattaaaaataaattgcAGTGAAAAGCAATGTGTGCCTGCCATTATATTATTCTCTGTTTTGATGATGTATTGGTTCAAATAAGTATTTCCATAGCCTATGATTTGAGCAGCATTCTTGCGCACACCTGCACACTGAAGACCAGAACGCAACATTTCGTCAACAGCTCTGCAAGGTGAATAAATGGAATGTACAATTCTCTTTCATTTTCCTCGCTTGAAATTTCCTTCCTTTTTTCCCCGTAGGGAATTACATATTACCTCATCCATTGTATTTCAATGAGGGAGACTATAAAGCAAGGTAGCCCAACATTTAGAAGTAGTGTTCAGGGATTTATCATCTGACTGGACACATGGCTACTCTTAACGTGTCCTTTGTGGTACATCTTCTGTGTATAATTGTTCTTAACCCGGTTGTGTATGCCAAATGCAGTGACCGAAACGAGCAAATATATTATCTTTCTCGAACTCGCCAGACCCTCAATCATCTTGCCATGGTAGGTAAATGTCTTTAACCTATTACAAATTAAGCATATAGGCAGAGACGTGTATGGCGGAGACGTATATGGAAATATGCCTCTGAATATAGGCTGTAGCATATATATTGGGTTATCACAAGTTATTTATTCTAGTTGCAAAGTAGATTATTGGAGCTTCATTCATATATTCAGTTGTTTTTATTGAGATATGGTTTATTTTGTGTGCGGTGTAGGAGAGGATGCCAAGCGGCTGTATCCAAGAGGCAGAAAGGATAATGGTCCAACGTCCAACGCTTTCAATAGAGGTGATGCTCAGGAGATCATGAGTGTCTACAATTTTAGTGTATGTCTAGTTCAATTGCATGGTTACAAGTGGTGTTTTTCTGATTACAGGAGGGGGAAAAGCTTTGGACACGGAAACTTGCGTTTCAACTAGCCAGCGAGCTcttcaaacaaaacccaacacctGTGAAATGGGATACCATCAAACTCAGGGAGCTCCAAGACCTTCTTGCTCGACAAAACATGACCTATTCAAAATGTGTACGTTCCGAATGTTTAATTCGTTTACTCTAGCTTTTTACAcaaatattattattgttattattattattattcatgtaATCGCATGGATATTTATATTAATGTTGTTTGTTCGTTATTATTTCAGGTCAGAGACATGAGTGTGCGTCTAAACCTTCCAATTGAAAATATGGTTAAGAACTACTTCAAACAGCTGGGCGACTTTCTTTTACATGAGGTAAAACATCTCATGggttgcatttttttgtcaattGTGTTTCAAATCTAAACTATTGAGAGGAGTGGAGTAGGCCTACCCTATACCTATGATGTATGATGTATTATTTTCACCTAAAAGATATTTGTTTCACGTTTTTTCTTTCAGCGTTTCAGCTCCTGCTCGTGGGAGGTCGTGAGAGATGAAATGGGGAGGATCCTGAGAGATTTTTACAAGAAATAAAAAATGTCAAGAAAAGACGTGTGAGAGTAGCATTACTTGTAGTTCAATTCTGCGTAAAACAATTATTTTGTTTAATTTATTAATTATGCCACTGTAAGCGTTATATATTTATGTTATTTATCCGTGTTGCAAATAATTGCCATGTAAGTTATAatatttaaataaaaatacaaacacGCTTTATGTTGGAGTAAGTTGTGCTAGCAATTTTGTAAAATTGTGTGGTGTGATGCAACCAACGAGTTTTTCCTTGAAATGTTATCCTATataattaaaaaatgtttttcctcctGGCAATTGCATACTGTATCAACATCGTCTTcgatgaaaaacaaactcctttACAATACTCTGAATTCCTGAACTCCAGCCATATTTCCCTGCACTTTAAGACATTATCTTATCCCTGTAAAACATTGTTGAGTTGTATAGTTATTCATAATATCaagtacacatatatatatactggatATCATGCAACATAATTATAATTCCGAATGTTATTTCAATGGAGAATAGCAATCGCTCTTAAAACCAAGCTGTTACTCTTCAGTCCCTACAGTGGAAAGATAATAGATATCTGGATATCACATATCTggataaataaatcaaatatttATTTATAAGTCCAATAAAAACACACGAATATGCAAAACTTTGACATATGATCTACGTGATAGACCTGTATTTTACGCACACATGCCTGTAGGCCCAATTTCCAAAGTACCCGAAATATAGGCTTCAATTTAAGCAGTATTGCCAAGGTCTATACTGCCTGTGCATTGTATAGGCTACCAGTGTCTTATTCTGAAAACTGGGAGCATATAGGAGGGGGTCTACCAAAATAtttcagacccccccccccaaaaccagTTTCTAAAACGAAATAAAGTAATGTTGAGTGTGTAATAGATAGAACCCATACAAGGTTGATCTGTATCTTTAAATAGGCAGTTGGGGTCCACAAGCATAAATTACCATCCATATCGGTTAAattgtttagaaattacagcacttgttatacaccccccccttactactttaatacacttatgtgtattaaagtagtaaaaatgaCTACAACTTTGTTGGATGCGTTTGCTGTtcattttggttgtgtttcagattattttgtgcacaATAtatatgaatggtaaataatgtattgtgtcattttggagtcacttttat is a genomic window containing:
- the LOC106607408 gene encoding interferon tau-1 — protein: MATLNVSFVVHLLCIIVLNPVVYAKCSDRNEQIYYLSRTRQTLNHLAMERMPSGCIQEAERIMVQRPTLSIEEGEKLWTRKLAFQLASELFKQNPTPVKWDTIKLRELQDLLARQNMTYSKCVRDMSVRLNLPIENMVKNYFKQLGDFLLHERFSSCSWEVVRDEMGRILRDFYKK